A genomic segment from Triticum dicoccoides isolate Atlit2015 ecotype Zavitan chromosome 1A, WEW_v2.0, whole genome shotgun sequence encodes:
- the LOC119361753 gene encoding alcohol dehydrogenase-like 4, whose amino-acid sequence MATNGYSNGGSTKGKPIKCKAAVAWGPGEPLVMQEVEVAPPARMEVRVKVLYTSICHTDLSFWRGENERQRRFPRIFGHEAAGVVESVGEGVEDLAPGDHVVPIFNGECGTCAYCHSSATNLCGTYRVDAFKSTMVSDNGTRFSVVNTSGDTVPVYHFLNTSTFAEYTVLDAACAVKINPAAPLEKMCLLSCGISTGVGAAWNTANVSKGSTVAIFGLGAVGLAVGEGARIRGASQIIGVDINPEKFAKGKEMGITDFVNSKACGKPVHEVIRELTDGGVDYSFECSGNVDVLREAFVSTHDGWGLTVVLGIHPTPRMMPLHPMELFDGRRITGCTFGDFKGKSQLPLLVDQCMQGEVKINFDGFITHEMPFSEINEAFRLLEEGKSLRCVLRL is encoded by the exons ATGGCAACCAATGGGTACTCCAATGGCGGCAGCACCAAGGGAAAGCCCATCAAGTGCAAAG CGGCGGTGGCGTGGGGTCCCGGCGAGCCGCTGGTGATGCAGGAGGTGGAGGTGGCGCCGCCGGCGCGCATGGAGGTGCGCGTCAAGGTCCTCTACACTTCCATCTGCCACACGGACCTCAGCTTCTGGAGAGGAGAG AACGAGCGTCAACGCAGGTTCCCTCGCATCTTTGGACACGAGGCAGCCGG AGTGGTGGAGAGCGTCGGAGAAGGCGTGGAGGACCTCGCGCCAGGAGATCACGTCGTGCCTATCTTCAACGGGGAGTGCGGGACGTGCGCCTACTGCCACTCCAGCGCGACCAACCTGTGCGGGACCTACCGTGTGGACGCTTTCAAGAGCACCATGGTTTCCGACAACGGGACGAGGTTCTCCGTGGTGAACACCTCCGGTGACACAGTGCCGGTCTATCACTTCCTCAACACCTCCACCTTCGCCGAGTACACCGTGCTCGACGCCGCCTGCGCCGTCAAGATCAACCCCGCCGCCCCGCTGGAGAAGATGTGCCTCCTCAGCTGTGGCATCTCCACAG GAGTGGGAGCTGCATGGAACACTGCAAACGTGTCCAAGGGCTCCACCGTAGCAATATTCGGACTTGGTGCTGTTGGTCTTGCG GTTGGCGAAGGAGCAAGAATAAGAGGGGCATCTCAGATCATCGGCGTGGACATCAACCCTGAAAAGTTTGCCAAAG GCAAAGAGATGGGCATCACGGATTTCGTCAACTCGAAGGCGTGCGGCAAGCCCGTCCACGAGGTGATCAGGGAGTTGACGGATGGGGGCGTCGACTACAGCTTCGAGTGCAGTGGCAACGTTGATGTGCTTCGAGAGGCCTTCGTTTCTACACACGAC GGTTGGGGACTGACCGTGGTGCTGGGGATCCATCCGACGCCCCGGATGATGCCGCTCCATCCCATGGAGCTCTTTGATGGCCGTCGGATCACCGGGTGCACCTTTGGTGACTTCAAGGGCAAGTCGCAGCTTCCCCTCCTCGTCGACCAGTGCATGCAGGGG GAGGTGAAGATAAACTTTGATGGCTTCATAACCCATGAGATGCCATTCTCGGAGATCAATGAGGCTTTCCGGCTGCTGGAGGAAGGCAAGTCCCTCAGGTGTGTGCTACGTCTGTGA